The nucleotide window CTCGCGCACTCGACAGAGCAGCTGAGCGAGCGGGTCTCCGCCGAGGAACTTCGCGACGCGTTGGCACATTCCACGGTGGAACCGCCGGAATCTGTCGCGTACGCGTCTGACGTGCCCGGATGAACCCGACCAACGGTCGCGTATTTTCTAATCCGTGACCGACACTCCGCCCGGCCGTCTGCCCGCGCCATACGTGCCAGGCATGTCCGGCTTGTCGGTAATGGCCCGAGGTGGGTACGTGACCGTCTACCGCGCCACTCAGGATTCGGTGGGCCGTGACGTCGCCATCAAGGTCGAGAACCGGACCCTCGACAACGCCCGGGACCAGGCACGGTTCCTGCGCGAGGCGAAGGCCGCCGGGCGGATGTCCTCGCACCCGCACGTCGTCGACCTCTTCGACGTCGGCGTCACCGTCGACCAGCACCCGTACCTGATCATGGAGCTCTGCGACGGGTCGTACCTCGACCGGATGCGGGTCTCCCCGCTCGCCGCCGCCGAGGCACGCGACCTCGGCGTCAAGATCGCCGACGCCCTGGTGCACTCGCACGCCAACGGGGTGCTGCACCGCGACGTCAAGCCGGCCAACATCCTGTACTCGCACTTCAACCCGGCCGTGCTCGCCGACTTCGGGCTGGCCGTGCTCGGCGAGATGCGCGACTCGTCGGTCACCCTCGAGGTGCTCACCCCGGCCTACGCGCCGCCGGAGATGTTCTCGCACGCCGACCCGTCCGGCGCGGTCGACGTCTACGCGCTCTGCGCCACCCTCTACGCGGTGATGCACGGCCGGCCGCCCCGCTGGGACACCGAACGCAGCCCCAGCCTCATCACGCTGATGGACCTCTTCCACCAGCCGATCCCGGAGCTGCCGGGCGTGCCGCGCGCGCTCACCGAGATCCTCCGGTACGGGATGGCGAACGATCCCCGGGCCCGCCCGACGGCGGCGCAGCTCCGCGAGCTGCTCACCGGGCTGCACCTCGGGCCGGCCGGCGGGCAGCCGGCGCCGACGATCTACCGCGCCTCGACGTTCCAGCCGCCGGTGCCCCGGCCCATGCCGCTGGATCCGCGGCCGCGCCCGCCGGTGTCGCCGACCCGCGACGTGCAGGGCGAGGACGAGACGCCGACCGTGCACACCGACCCGCGCAAGCGCGGCAAGCGGAAGTGGCTGTTCGGCGGCTTCGGGGTGTTCCTGCTGCTGGCGGCCTCGGTCGGCGGTGCCCTGCTGGCCTCGTCGCAGGGGCCGAAGATGCGTTCGCTGGCCGGCCGGCTCTCGGGGCCCGCCGCCTCCACCGTGCCGGTCGCGCTGTCCCGCCTGCCGGGCTGCGCCGTCGGCAAGGCGTACTGCCCCGACGAGGTCGAGTGCTACACCCGGCGTACCGACAGCGGCCCGATCGCGCGGCGGGTCGCCTGCTCGCTGCCGCACAGCTGGGAGGTCTTCGCCATCGGCGAACTGCCGAACGGCGTGCGAGCGGAGGACCGGATCGCGGTCACCGCCGACCGGACCGTGCGCAAGGTGTGCAGCCGGGCGACGTTCCGCCGCACCACGACCCGCACCGACAGCTCCGAGTGGGCGCTGTCGGTGCTGCCGCCGACCGCCGCGGACCGGGTGTTCCGGTGCCTGGCCGGCCAGGGCGCCGACCAGCTACGCGGGCCGGTGCTGGCCCGCGGCTGAGCCTCACTCGGGGCTTACTCGGGGTCGAGGACGGCCAGCAGCTCGCCCGTGTCGACCTCCGCTCCCGGGCGTACCGGCAGCGAGGCGACCACCCCGGCCGACGGGGCGTGCACCGGGTGTTCGAGCTTCATGGCCTCCAGCGTGAGCAGCAGCTCGCCGGCCCGCACCCGCTGGCCCGGCACCACCAGCACCCGGCGCACGGCACCGGGCAGCGGGGCGATCAGCGAGCCCTCGGTGGCCTCCGGCGAGGGCAGCGGGAAGCGGGACAGCTCCCGCAGCGTCACCGAGCCCTCCGGGCTGTCCACGTAGGAGATGTCGCCGACCCGGTGCACCTTGAGGCTCAGCCGGATCCCGTTGACGTCGAGGTCGACCCGGCCGCCGTCGGCGTGCACGACCATCGTCGGCGGATGGTCGTCGAGCGTCGGTGCCTGGCCGAGGCCGGCGAGGTCCAGCTCCTCCGGGTCCACCGAGCGCACCCACCAGCCGGCCAGCTCGCCGTGCCGGTTCATCCGGTAGCCGACCTCGACCGGGCCGGCCGGGCCGTCGTAGACGGCGGTCTGCGAGCCGGACGGCACGTTGCGCCAGCCCGAGGGCAGCGAGGCGAGCACGGGCGCGATCGCCCGCCGGGCGGCGGCGCCGGCGAGCGCCGCGGCCAGGCACGAGATCCGCACCGCGTCCACGGAGGAGAGCAGCGGCGCGAACACCTCGGGGTGCCGGTCCAGGAAGCCGGTGTCCACGTCGCCGGCCCGGAACGCCTGGTGCCGCAGCACCCGGACGAGCAGGTCCCGGTTGGTGACGACGCCGTGCAGCTGGGTCCGGGTCAGCGCCGACGCGAGCATCCGCGCCGCCTCCTGCCGGGTCGGCGCCCAGGCCACCAGCTTGGCCAGCATCGAGTCGCCCTGCAGGCCGACCACCGAGCCGTCCGTCACGCCGGTGTCCAGGCGCAGCCCCGGCTGCGGCAGCGGCCGGAAGGAGCCCGCCACATCGGGTACGCCGAACCGGTGCAGGGTGCCGGACGCGGGCAGCCACGCGTACGCGGGATCCTCGGCGCAGATCCGCACCTCGATGGCGTGCCCGCGGATCGGCGGCGGCCCCGGCATCGGCAGGTGACCGCCCTCGGAGACGAGTAGCTGGAGGCGGACCAGGTCGTAGCCGGAGACGCACTCGGTGACGGCGTGCTCCACCTGGAGGCTCGGCGTCAGCTCGAGGAACCAGAAGTCGCCCTCGGAGTCGAGCAGGAACTCGACCGCGCCGGCGCCCACGTACCCGATGGCCCGGACCGCGATGATCGCCGCCCGGCACAGCTCCTCGCGCAGCGCGGGGTCGACCGCCGGCGACGGCGTCTCCTCGATGATCTTCTGGTAGCGGCGCTGCACCGAGCACTCGCGCTCGCCGAACGGCACCACCGCGCCGTGCGTGTCCGCGATGATCGGCACCTCGATGTGCCGGACGTTCTCCACGTACGGCTCGCAGAAGATCTCGTCGCCGATCTCCTGCCGGGTCGAGGCCACCGCCTCGGCGAGGGTGTGCGGGTCGCGCACGACCCGCATGCCCTGGCCGCCCCGGCCGCTGTCCGGCTTGATGAGCACCGGGAAGTCGGTGATCTGTTCCGGGTCGGTCGCGGTCGGTAGCACCGGGACGCCGGCCTCCGCGACCACGGCCTTGGTCTCGATCTTGCTGTGCAGCATGCCGAGCGTCTTCGCCGGCGGGCCGACCCAGATCATTCCGGCGTCCGCGACCGCCGCGGCGAACTCCGGGTCCTCGGCGAGCGCACCGTCGCCGGGATGGATGGCGTTCGCGCCGGCCCGGCGGGCGGCGGCGATGATCAGGTCGCCGCGCAGATACGTCGAGGCCGCGGTGCCGCCGGAGAGGTGGACGGCGTAGTCCGCCTCCGTGACGTGCTGGGCATCGGAATCGGCATCGGAGTAGACGGCGACCGTCTCGATGCCGACCAGGCGGCAGGTGGAGAACACCCGGCGGGCGATCTCGCCGCGGTTGGCCACCAGAAGACGTCGGATCACGGGTCTGCCTCTCAGAACTTCAGGGACTTACTTCAGGGTCGGAAGACGCCGACGTGCTCGGCGCCCTCGACGGCCGCGCTGTGCACCGCGGACAGGCAGAGCCCGAGCACCGTGCGGGTGTCACGGGGGTCGATCACGCCGTCGTCGGGCAGCTTGCCGCCCGGGCCCGAACCCTCCACGGGTCGCTCCACCGGCCAGCTGAACAGGAACCGCGGCTCGTAGGCCCGGCCGTAGATGCCGCCGGCCTCCTCGGCGGGGGTGCCGCCGATCATCAGGGTCAGGTGCGGCACCGTCGACTTCGCGACGGCGTGCACCAGCGGGGCACCGTGCCGTACGTCGGCGGCCTCGTGCGCCTCGGCGGCCTGCGCGCCCGTGTACTGCACGAACAGCAGCGAGGTCGCGGTGGCGTTGGCCAGCTGGATGAAGTGCACGGCCTTCTGGGTCTCGGCCGGCGAGAACGCCCCGCCCAGGTTGGCGAGCACGCCGATCGGGTAGCCGTGCAGCTCGCCCCAGCCGGTCACCAGCGCCGTGCCCTGCGTCGGCTTGAACTCGTCGAAGTCGCTGCCGTCCAGGATCCGGGCGAGCACCTCGCGCGGCTCGAACACCGTCGCCGGGTCGGCGCCGGCCATGGTCAGCAGGTCCTCGGCGTCGTACTTCGGCGGGTTCGGCATGCAGTGCCGCGGCGCGGGGCCGCGCTTGCGCCAGTTGAACCGGCGCACGCACTGCCGGGCCAGCCGCAGACCGTCCCGCTCGTCCTCGGCCAGCTGGTCGGCCGGGCCGGTGACCCCGGCCGGGACGGTCGGCGTGCTGCGCACCTCGGGCGCGGGCCGCCCGTTCGCCCCGGCCACGCGGACCGGCTGCGGGTGGATGGTGAGCATCTTCGCGTGCCCGCGCACCATGATCGTGTAGTCGGAGAGCGCGGGCAGGTAGGCCGCGTCCCCGGTCGTCGCCCCGAAGACCACGCAGACCGTCGGCACCCGGTCCGCGGTGAGCTGGCTGAGGTCGCGGGCGATGGCGCCGCCCGGCGGCGGACCCGCCGGCGCGGCCGCGCCCGTCGATTCCACGAGATTCACCAGCGGCAGGCGGTTCACCGACGCGATCCGGGCGGCCCGCCTGATCTTCTCGACCGTGTACGGGTTGACGGCGCCGCCGTCCACCGTCGGGTCGTTGGCGATGACCACGCACTCGACGCCCTCGACCACGCCGATGCCGGTGACCACGCTCGCCCCGACCGGGAACTCCGAGCCCCACGCGGCGACCGGCGACAGCTCGAGGAACGGGCTGTCCTGATCGAGGAGCATCTCGACCCGCTCCCGCGGCAGCAGCTTGCCGCGGGCGTGATGCCTGGTGACCCACTTCTCGCCGCCACCCGCGCGCGCCGCCTCCAGCGCGGCCTCGAGCTCGACCAGCCGCTCCAGCATCGCGCTGCGGCTCTCCAGGTAGGCCGGCGTGCGCGGGTCGATCGCGGTGGCGAGCACGGTCACGGGGTCACCTCTGCCGTGCCCGCACGGCTTTCGCTGCGCTGCGTGCCCGCCACCATCTTCAAAGCCCGCGCCCTCTCACCCGTCTAGTGCCTCTCGACCACCTCCGTAACGAGCGGCCGACCGGGTGCGACACGGATCATGGTGTGGCGGCTTTGTCCCCTGATCAGGTGTGCGTACACGCAGTCAAGGGGCCGCCCATAAGGACGGCCCCTGTCGTGCTGGACCTCGTCTCGCCTGGCGGAACCGGAAGGCTCCGCCGGGCGGGTCAGACCCGCGCTCGGCGGGCCAGGCGCTCCGGGTCGAGAATGATGACGCTCTTGCCGTCGAGCCGCAGCCAGGCGCGGGACGCGAAGTCCGCGAGCGCCTTGTTGACCGTCTCCCGCGAGGCGCCGACGAGCTGCGCCAGCTCCTCCTGGGTCAGGTCGTGCGTGACCCGCAGGACGCCGCCGTCCCGGGTGCCGAACCGGCCCGCCATCTGGAGCAGGTTCTTCGCCACCCGGCCGGGCACGTCGGTGAAGATCAGGTCCGCGAGCGCGTCGTTCGTCCGGCGCAGCCTGCGGGCGAGCACCCGCAGCAACTGCTCGGCGATCTCCGGCCGGTTGTTCAACCACGGGCGCAGCGACGACTTCTTCAGTCGCGCCAGGCGCGTGTCGGTTACCGCGGTGGCAGTCGCCGTCCGCGGACCGGGGTCGAACAGCGACAGCTCACCGAGCATGTCCGACGGACCCATGATCGAGACCAGGTTCTGCCGTCCGTCCGCCGCTCGGCGACCAAGCTTGATCTTGCCGGAGAGAACGATGTAAAGGCTGTCACCCGCCTCGCCCTCATTGAAGACGATGTCGCCCTTGCGGAACTCGATCGTCTCCATCTCCTTGGCGAGCGCCTCGGCAGCCTCCGGGTCAACGCCCTGGAAGATCCCGCTGCGAGCCAGTACCTCATCCATCGCTGTACCTCCGACTACGCGTTTTCGCCGCGCACGATCAGTCTAGGCGCACGCGGGCCTCAACCGGGCGGGCACCCCTCAATCAAGATCTCGCAGCGTAACCGGTCGCGCCGCCCGGGTCCGAAGAATCGTCGCTCCCGGTGAGCAATGACCGGCCGTTCGATGGTCGCCCCCGCCCGCCAGCCGACGGTATCGTTCCCGTCGATGAATGCCCAGCCCCCGCGGCGCGGTCTGTTCGGCCGCCCGATTCTCACCGTGACCATCGCCGCCGCCGTCCTCGCGAGCGCGGCACTCGGCGGCGTAGCCCTTGCGGATCGTGGATCCGGAGAGGTCGCCGCCCCGGTCTGGAAGGTCCCCCCGTCCTCGGCCCCCGCCTCGGCGCCCGCCAAGGCCCCCGACACGGAATCCGCGGCGGTCGGTGAGTCGATCACGTTCTCGGCGACCGGCGACATCATCATGGGCAGCGCGCCGAACAAGCTGCCGGCCGGCGACGGCGAGGGCTTCTTCGACTCGGTGAAGGAGGCCCTGAAGTCCGACCTGGTGATGGGCAACCTCGAGCAGCCACTCACCGACGACACCGGCACCTCCAAGTGCGGCACGCCGCCGAGCGACAACTGCTACGCGTTCCGCTCGCCGCCCGCGTACGCCGAGCACCTGGTCGACGCCGGCTTCGAGCTGATGAACACGGCGAACAACCACTCCAAGGACTTCGGCACCCAGGGCTACCGGAACACCGTCGCGGCGCTCGAGAAGGCCGGGCTCAAGCACACCGGCGCGCAGGACCAGATCACCGTCACCGAGGTCAAGGGCGTGCGGGTCGCGGTCGTGGGCTTCTCGCCGTACGCGGGAGCGAACAACCTGAACGACCTGGACGCGGCGCGAGCCGTGATCAAGGAGGCCGCGGGCCAGGCCGACGTCGTCGTGGTGCAGGTGCACATGGGCGCCGAGGGCTCGGACAAGGGCCACGTGAAACCGGGCAACGAGATCTTCTTCCACGAGAACCGGGGCGATCCGATCAAGTTCTCCCACGCGGTCATCGACGCCGGCGCGGACGTGGTCGTCGGGCACGGGCCGCACGTGCTGCGCGGCATGGAGTTCTACAAGGGCAAACTGATCGCTTACAGCCTCGGCAACTTCGCGGGCGGCGGCAGGACGCTCAACAGCGGCGGCGTCCTGAAGTACGGCGGCGTCCTGCACGTCTCGCTGACCCGGGAGGGCGAGTTCGCCGGCGGCAGGTTCCTGTCGACCTTCATGAACTCGGCCGGCAAGCCGGTCCGGGACAGCGAGAACGAGCGCGGCCTCGCCCGCGTCCGCGACCTCACGGCGGCCGACTTCGGTGACACCGCCGCGACCATCGGTGAGGACGGATCCATCGCGCCGCCGAGCTGACGGGTACATGACCCGATGCGGTCGGTGGTGCGACGTACTCTTGCTCGCGTGAGCCGTCCTGTCATCGCCGCCCCCGCCGGTGCGGCCCTGCTCGCCCGGTCGGCAAAGCGCTTCGCGAACGAGACCCCGATCGGACGTAAACGCCGGGCCCGCAAGATGGCCAGAGAGCTGGCCGAGGCGCACCCCGACGCGCACTGCGAGCTCGACTTCGAGACGCCGCTGCAACTCGCGGTCGCGACGATCCTGTCGGCGCAGTGCACGGACAAGAAGGTCAACGAGGTCACCCCGACCGTCTTCGCCAAGTATGTGACCGCGGCCGACTACGCCGCCGCGGACCGCGGCCGGCTCGAGGAGATCCTCCGGCCGACCGGCTTCTTCCGGGCGAAGACCGACTCACTGATCAAGCTGGGCCAGGCGCTGATCGAGCGCCACGACGGCGAGCTGCCCGGCACGCTGGACCAGCTGGTCGCGCTGCCGGGCATCGGCCGCAAGACGGCCAACGTCATCCTCGGCAACGCCTTCGACGTACCGGGCATCACGGTCGACACCCACTTCCGGCGGCTGGTCAACCGCTTCGGCTGGGTGGACGAGGAGGACCCGGTCAAGATCGAATTCCTGGTCGCCGACCTGGTCGAGAAGCGCGACTGGACCATGCTGTCGCACCGGATCATCTTCCACGGGCGCCGGGTCTGCCACGCGCGCAAGCCGGCCTGCGGCGCGTGCACCCTGGCGAAGCTCTGCCCCTCCTACGGCACCGGACCGACCGAGGCGGCGCCGGCGGCGAAGCTGCTCAAGGGCCCGCGCGCCCGGGACCTGGCCGCGCACGCGGGCGTCGACCCCGGGCTGGTGCCGGCCGCGGCCATCACGACGCCGGAAGCGCCGTGAGCCGAGCCCGGAGCCGGCCTGCGCGGTGGCTCACGCCGCCCCTGGCGCTGCTGCTCGCCGCGTGCACGGCGACGGAGGCACCGCCGCGGCAGGACGACGAGGGCACGGCATCACCCTTCGCCGCCTGCGCGGCGCTCACCAAGCCACCGTCTCCGTCCGGGACCGCCCCTTCCGCGACCGGCCCTTCCGGGACCGCCCCTTCCGTAACTGCCCCTTCCGCGAGCGGCCCGTCTGCGGCCGCCCCGGCCGCCGCCGCCCCGGCCGTCGCTGCGGACCTTCCGCCGGTTTCCCTGCCCTGTTTCACGGGTGGGGAGAGCTTTGCGCTCGCGGGGCTGCGCGGGCCGGCCGTGATCAGCCTGTGGGCCTCGTGGTGTCCGCCGTGCCGCGAGGAGCTGCCGTTGATGCAGGAGCTCGCCGACCTGACGGCCGGGCGCCTGCACGTGGTCGGCGTCGACACCCGCGACAGCCGGGACGCCGGCGCCTCGTTCGCCGCGGGCCGGGGGCTGTCGTTCCCGACGCTGTTCGACCCGGACCAGAAGCTGCTCACCGGGCTCGGCAAGGTCAACCTGCCGGTCACCGTCTTCGTCGGCGCGGACGGCCGTCGTTTCGTCTACGCCGGCAAGGCCCTCGACCGGCCGGCCCTCGGCGACCTGGTGCGCGAACACACCGGTGTGACGGTGACCGGGTGAGCAATTCCCAACCAGAGGATTCCGGGGCGTCGACCGCTGCCGGGAGCCGCCGACCGGGCCACGGTGACAAAGGCTCGCTGATCGAGCGCCCGGAAGGACTACCCGGTTGGTGGGAGCCGCTGCTGACCCGGGCCTACTCCGCGCGTACCGAGGACTTCACCCCGCTGCGCACTCCGGCCAGCGGCGGGCGGGCGAGCGCTGTGCTGGTGCTGCTGGGGGAGGACCGCCCCGGCGAGCCCGACCTGCTGGTGCTCCAGCGGGCCGCGACCATGCGCAACCACGCCGGCCAGCCCGCCTTCCCGGGCGGCGCGGCCGACCCGGCGGATCGGGACCCGGCGGCCACCGCCCTGCGGGAGGCCGACGAGGAGGTCGGCCTCGACCCGGCGAGCGCGACCGTGCTGATGGAGCTGCCCGAGCTCTACATCCCGGTCAGCCGGTTCGTGGTGACACCCGTGCTGGCCTGGTGGCACGCGCCGCACCCGGTGCACCCGCGCGAGCCCGCCGAGGTCGCGCACGTCGCCCGGCTGCCGATCGCCGAGCTGGTCGACCCGGAGAACCGGATCCGGGTACGGCACCCGAGCGGCTGGGTGGGACCCGCCTTCCAGGTACGGGGGATGCTCGTCTGGGGCTTCACCGCCGGCGTCATCTCGGCCCTGCTGGACATGGCGGGCTGGGCCCGGCCGTGGGAGCCCGGCCGGCTCATCAGACTGCCCGATACCCCGGTCGCGGTGCCGTCCGCCTCGGATGAGGTGGTTACGTGACTGTCACTTCTACTCTGAGCGAGTGCATGTGGTCGATGGATTCCTGATCCTGCTCATGCTGGTCTTCGCCATCAGCGGCTACCGGCAGGGTTTCGTCATCGGGGCGCTCTCCTTCGGGGGCTTCTTCAGTGGTGCCCTGATCGGCCTCCAGGTCGGCCCGCTGATCGCCAACCAGTTCACCGACGACACCGTGCGGCTGGTCGTCTCGCTGGTCTCGATATTCGCTCTGGCCGTGCTCGGCCAGACCCTGGCGGGCTGGCTGGGCACCAGGCTGCGCCACTCGATCTCGAGCCCGCCGCTACAGCGGCTGGACGACGCGGGCGGCGCGGTGGTCTCGCTGGTGGCCGTGCTGCTCGTCGCGTGGCTGATCGCCGTGCCGCTGGGCTCGACGCCGTTCCCGGCCATCAACAAGCAGGTGCGCAGCAGCGCCGTGCTGAACGGCATCAACACGCTGATGCCGGAGCAGGCGCAGGCGCTCTCGGCCGGCCTTCGCGAGTCGCTCAACACCAACGGCTTCCCGGACGTCTTCGGCGGCCTGGCCCGCACCAACGCCCGCGAGGTCGCGGCGCCGGATCCGGCGCTGGCGAAGTCGCAGGTGGTCGTCAACTCCCGGCGTTCGGTGATCAAGGTGCTGGGCACCGCACCGAGCTGCTCGCGCCGCATCGAGGGCTCGGGCTTCGTCTACGCCGACGAGCGCATCATGACGAACGCCCACGTGGTGGCGGGCACCCGCAACGTGCAGGTGGAGACCGCCGACGACCGGCTGGACGGCAAGGTGGTGGTCTACGACCCGGAGCGCGACCTTGCGGTCATCTACGTGCCGGGCCTGCGCGCGCCGGTGATGCCCTTCGTCAAGAAGCAGGCGGCGACCGGCGCGAACGCGATCGTGCTCGGCTACCCGCTGGACGGCCCCTACAACGCGCAGTCGGCGCGGGTCCGCGACGTCAGCAACATCACCGGCCCGGACATCTACGACTCGGGCGACGTGACCCGGGAGATCTACACGATCTTCGCCAAGGTCCGCAGCGGCAACTCGGGCGGTCCCCTGGTCGCCCCGAACGGCGACGTGCTCGGCGTGATCTTCGCGGCGGCTGCGGACGACCAGACCACGGGCTTCGCGCTGACGGCGTCGGAGGCAGCGGGCACGGCCAACCTGGGCGTGGCACGCACCCGGGGCGTCAAGACCGGCGATTGCGCCTGAGACCGACCCGGTAGCCGCGCCCGGTAGCAGCTACCTGACCGCGCTCCCGGATCCCGCGGCGGTGGATGGCAGAACCGCCCGGGTCTGCCCGGCGCGGCCTCGCGGTCCGACTCGGCTTCGTTCGTCGGGCGCGGCCTCGCGCGGTCTGGCTCAGCTTCTTCGGTTGGGCGTGGCCTCGCGTGGTCTGGCTCGGCTTCTTTGGTTGGGCGTGGCCCCGCGTGGTCCGAGTCGGCTTCCTTCGTCGGGCGCGGTCTGGCTCGATTTCTTTCGTCGGGTGGGGTCAGGCGAGGCTGGCGAAGCGGCGGAAGGTCAGCAGGGCCGCCACCACCGACACCAGGAACAGCACGCCGGCCGCCCACCAGCCGCGACCGGCGGCCGTGACGTTCATGTCGCCGGCCCGGGCCGCGGAGCCCGCGTCGGCGCCCGGGGCCTTGGTGCCCACCGCGGCCGCGGTGTCCGGCGCCGACTGGGCCTGGCCCGACACCGGGGCGTTGCCGAAGCGTGCGATGCCCGGCGAGGCCGTCGTGTCCAGCGGGTTGCGCAGCACCGTCGGGATCTCGGCCGTCAGCGCGCCCGTCGGGTCGATCATGCCGTAGCCGTACTGGGAGTCGTGGCCCTTCGGGCCGCGGTCCTTCGCGGTCTTGACGATGCGGTTGACCACCTCACCCGCGGACATGGTCGGCCAGCGCGAGCGGACCAGGGCCGCCGTGCCCGAGACCATCGGCGCCGCGAAGCTCGTGCCCTGCACCCGCCAGTAGCCGTCCGGCCGGGCGCCGACCAGCTGCGTCGCCGGTGCCGAGACGACCGTCTCCTTGCCGGTGATCGAGCCCGACCACAGGACGTCGCCGTCCTTCTCCATGCCCGCCACCGCGATGACCCCCGGCTCACGGGCCGGGTACCAGACGCCGGTGGTGGAGGAGGCCGAGGCGCTCGCGTTGCCCGTGCAGGCCACCACGACCACGTCCTTGGCGAACGCGTAGTCCAGCGCTGCGGCCAGGGCCGGGCTGCTGCCGTTTCCGCCGAGGGAGAGGTTGACGACCCGGGCGCCGTGGTCGACGGCCCAGCGGACGCCCTTCGCCACGATCATCGCGTCGTCGTAGCGGTTCTCCCGGTCGAGGACGCGGATCGGGAGGATCTTCGCCTTCGGGGCGATGCCGACCACGCCGGCGTCGTCGTCGCCGCGGCCCGCGATGATCGCCGAGACCGTGGTGCCGTGGCCGACCAGGTCGGTGTCGCCGTCGCCGCCGGCATCGACCAGGTCGAGGCCGGGCAGCACCTGACCCTGCAGGTCGACGTGGTCGGCGTCGACGCCGGAGTCGATCACGGCGACGATGACGCCCGCGCCGGCCGAATACGTCCAGGCGCCGGCGACGTTCAGGGTCTTCAGGTGCCACTGCTCGGCCCGGACCGAGTCACCGATCCAGGGCTCGGGGCTCTCCAGGGG belongs to Amorphoplanes digitatis and includes:
- a CDS encoding MarP family serine protease, whose product is MHVVDGFLILLMLVFAISGYRQGFVIGALSFGGFFSGALIGLQVGPLIANQFTDDTVRLVVSLVSIFALAVLGQTLAGWLGTRLRHSISSPPLQRLDDAGGAVVSLVAVLLVAWLIAVPLGSTPFPAINKQVRSSAVLNGINTLMPEQAQALSAGLRESLNTNGFPDVFGGLARTNAREVAAPDPALAKSQVVVNSRRSVIKVLGTAPSCSRRIEGSGFVYADERIMTNAHVVAGTRNVQVETADDRLDGKVVVYDPERDLAVIYVPGLRAPVMPFVKKQAATGANAIVLGYPLDGPYNAQSARVRDVSNITGPDIYDSGDVTREIYTIFAKVRSGNSGGPLVAPNGDVLGVIFAAAADDQTTGFALTASEAAGTANLGVARTRGVKTGDCA
- the mycP gene encoding type VII secretion-associated serine protease mycosin; protein product: MRARGLPLRLAAATAAAGLCAGLSATPALAGPAARPLAAPPLANPLADPLESPEPWIGDSVRAEQWHLKTLNVAGAWTYSAGAGVIVAVIDSGVDADHVDLQGQVLPGLDLVDAGGDGDTDLVGHGTTVSAIIAGRGDDDAGVVGIAPKAKILPIRVLDRENRYDDAMIVAKGVRWAVDHGARVVNLSLGGNGSSPALAAALDYAFAKDVVVVACTGNASASASSTTGVWYPAREPGVIAVAGMEKDGDVLWSGSITGKETVVSAPATQLVGARPDGYWRVQGTSFAAPMVSGTAALVRSRWPTMSAGEVVNRIVKTAKDRGPKGHDSQYGYGMIDPTGALTAEIPTVLRNPLDTTASPGIARFGNAPVSGQAQSAPDTAAAVGTKAPGADAGSAARAGDMNVTAAGRGWWAAGVLFLVSVVAALLTFRRFASLA